TCAACTTCAGTCTCGGCGTGGATGTGTACAGTAAGCAGTTGCTGCCTATTGGCGATCAGATTGCGCATCACAGCGGCCCGGTGGTGATGGCCGGTGATTTCAATGCCTGGAGCCGCCCGCGAATGAATGCGCTGTATCGCTTTGCGCGTGAGATGTCGCTGCGCGAAGTACGCTTTACCGATGACCAGCGGCGCAAGGCCTTTGGTCGCCCCCTCGATTTTGTCTTCTATCGTGGTTTGAACGTGAGCGAAGCCTCTGTGCTGGTGACTCGCGCGTCCGATCACAATCCGCTACTAGTTGAATTCAGTCCCGGCAAACCTGAGAGATAGAGGTGCGTCAGGTCTGCCGTGGGGCAGGCCTGCGCGGGTGCTGCCCTTTATTTTTCATCAACCGAAGGACAGCAAAATGACAACACAGTCCCATCATGACAACGTAGAAAAACAGTTTGGCTCCCAGGCTAAGGCCTATCTGACGAGCGCGGTGCACGCATCCGGGCGCGATTTGCAGCGGCTGGCTGAACGTCTGGCCGATTTTCCTGAGGCCAGCGTCCTTGATTTAGGCTGCGGGGCGGGTCATGCCAGCTTCGTGGCGGCGCAGCAGGTGGCGCATGTGACCGCATACGACTTGTCCAGCCAGATGCTGGAGGTGGTATCAGCCGCGGCCAGTGAGAAGGGATTAAGTAATATCACCACCCGTCAGGGCTATGCGGAATCCTTACCCTTTGACGATCAAACGTTTGATATTGTGATTAGCCGCTATTCGGCGCACCACTGGCATGATGTCGGCCAGGCGTTGCGCGAGGTTAAAAGGGTACTGAAGCCGGGTGGTCTGGTTATCATCATGGATATCATGTCGCCGGGCCACCCGGTACGTGATATCTGGTTACAGACGGTGGAAGCGCTGCGGGATACTTCGCATGTCCGCAACTATTCCAGCGGCGAGTGGTTGTCCATGTTAACCGAGGCGGGGCTGATCTCGCGATCGTTGCAGACTGACCGGTTGACGCTGGAGTTTTCTTCGTGGATCGCCCGTATGCGCACCCCAGAGGCTCTGAGCCAGGCGATTCGCCTGTATCAGGATAGCGCCTCTGCCGAGGTC
This DNA window, taken from Leclercia adecarboxylata, encodes the following:
- a CDS encoding class I SAM-dependent methyltransferase, whose amino-acid sequence is MTTQSHHDNVEKQFGSQAKAYLTSAVHASGRDLQRLAERLADFPEASVLDLGCGAGHASFVAAQQVAHVTAYDLSSQMLEVVSAAASEKGLSNITTRQGYAESLPFDDQTFDIVISRYSAHHWHDVGQALREVKRVLKPGGLVIIMDIMSPGHPVRDIWLQTVEALRDTSHVRNYSSGEWLSMLTEAGLISRSLQTDRLTLEFSSWIARMRTPEALSQAIRLYQDSASAEVKAYFELQEEGSFTSDTILAEAQKAG